The DNA segment AAGCGCCCCGGATGTTCATCTCCTCTATCTCGATTATCCGGATGTTGCTCATGGTCCACTGATTCCAACCATGGACTAATAATGCATTTGTGAGAAGTATTATCATCACCGGCCTCTGTCCCTCGTTCATGAGGCCTGAGGTGACCGTGAACTGCGCCATGACCGCCGATGGCAAGATCGCAGGAAGGTCGCGGAGGCAGATGCGCATCTCCTCACGCGAGGACATGGAAAGGGTCAAGAGCCTCCGCTCCTCCTCCGACGCCATCCTCGTGGGCGTGGGGACCGTTCTCGCGGACGATCCGCACCTGACGGTCAAGGGCCTGACCTACGACGAGAACCCGCTGCGAGTGGTCCTCGACTCCTCGGGCCGTATCCCGGAGGGCGCCCAGGTCCTCGATGAGAGGGCGGCCACGCTGATCGTCACGGCTGAGGACTGCCAGCGTACGTGGCCCAGAGGTGAGGTGTTCCGGGCGGGAAGGGGGAAGGTGGACCTGGTGCGGACGCTGGAGCATCTTTACTCCCAGGGGATCAGGAAGCTCATGGTGGAGGGTGGCGGGGAGACCATATTCTCCTTCTTTCGGGAAGGTCTGGTCGATCGCTACTGCGTGTACGTGGGGAGCATAGTGATCGGTGGGCGGGGTTCGCCCACACCCGCGGACGGCGAGGGGTTCCCCCAGGACCGCGTCGTACGTTTGAGGCTTGCCACCGCCGATAGGATGGGCGATGGCATCCTCCTCAGCTACGAGGTGGAGAATGCCGAGCGACCCTAGGTTCCTCGCCGATGAGATGCTCGGCTCCCTGGCCAGATGGCTGCGGATCATGGGGTATGATACCACCTACGCCCGGCATATTACCGACAGGGAGGTGTTGTGCAGGGCCAGGGCGGAGGGCAGGATCGTCCTCACCCGAGACCATCAGCTGGCGGAGAGGGCGGGGGGGCAGGGCCTGCTGGTGGAGAGCGATGCCCTGGAGGAACAGCTGGTGCAGGTGTCCTGTGATCTGGGACTTACGTTCGAGGAGAGATGCACGAGGTGCACGATATGCAACGGCGCGCTCCGCGATGCCACGCCCCAGGAATGGACGCAGGCGCCTCCCCGGGTGAGGGGGTCACAGGACCGGATCTACAAATGCCAGGACTGTGGTCAGTTGTATTGG comes from the Methanomassiliicoccus sp. genome and includes:
- a CDS encoding 2,5-diamino-6-(ribosylamino)-4(3H)-pyrimidinone 5'-phosphate reductase, producing MRPEVTVNCAMTADGKIAGRSRRQMRISSREDMERVKSLRSSSDAILVGVGTVLADDPHLTVKGLTYDENPLRVVLDSSGRIPEGAQVLDERAATLIVTAEDCQRTWPRGEVFRAGRGKVDLVRTLEHLYSQGIRKLMVEGGGETIFSFFREGLVDRYCVYVGSIVIGGRGSPTPADGEGFPQDRVVRLRLATADRMGDGILLSYEVENAERP
- a CDS encoding DUF5615 family PIN-like protein codes for the protein MPSDPRFLADEMLGSLARWLRIMGYDTTYARHITDREVLCRARAEGRIVLTRDHQLAERAGGQGLLVESDALEEQLVQVSCDLGLTFEERCTRCTICNGALRDATPQEWTQAPPRVRGSQDRIYKCQDCGQLYWRGSHWSKITERLERVLALRCGSSPH